Proteins from a single region of Parambassis ranga chromosome 18, fParRan2.1, whole genome shotgun sequence:
- the cnpy4 gene encoding protein canopy 4, with translation MKLFLLFLFWICDFVSADEDERLPNKCEVCKFLTVELQEALQKTGRSKEVLEVGEVLDTGKRRRKIKYNTSETRLTEAIDNICEGILQYNVHAERPGSLRYAKGSSQTMTTLRNLVNKGVKVDLGLPYELWDEPSAEVSNMKKQCETMLEEYEEVVEDWYFHHQDQRLEKFLCENHVLKTSNQECLEEVWKGDMGRKGGTKEARRTEEEEEEEEGKTHDAGEL, from the exons ATGaaactttttcttctctttttgttttggaTTTGCGACTTTGTGTCAGCAGATGAAGACGAGAGACTGCCGAATAAATGCGAAG TGTGTAAGTTCCTGACCGTGGAGCTGCAGGAGGCTCTGCAGAAAACTGGGCGCTCCAAAGAGGTGCTGGAGGTCGGAGAGGTGTTGGACACaggcaagagaagaagaaaaatcaaaTACAACACCTC AGAAACTCGACTGACTGAGGCGATTGACAACATCTGTGAAGGCATCCTGCAATATAATGTCCACGCAGAGAGGCCCGGCAGCCTGCGATACGCTAAG GGCTCCAGTCAGACCATGACCACTCTGAGGAACCTGGTAAACAAAGGGGTTAAAGTGGACCTGGGTCTGCCGTATGAGCTGTGGGACGAACCGTCCGCAGAGGTGTCTAACATGAAAAAACAG TGTGAGACGATGCTGGAGGAGTacgaggaggtggtggaggattGGTACTTCCACCATCAGGACCAGAGGCTGGAGAAATTCCTCTGTGAGAATCACGTTCTCAAGACGTCCAACCAAG AATGTCTGGAGGAAGTGTGGAAAGGAGACATGGGGAGAAAAGGAGGGACCAAGGAGGCCCGACgcacagaagaggaggaggaggaggaggagggaaagacaCATGATGCTGGAGAACTTTGA
- the LOC114450776 gene encoding calpain-5 isoform X1, translating to MAERVNDFQGQSFYKLRRACRRRGTLFKDPLFPAIEQSLFYKREPPPGLTWKRPRDICKDPRLFVDGISTRDLHQGSLGNCWMVAAISCLASEPSLWKKVIPDHMDQEWNPKHPDLYAGIFHFRFWRFGRWVDVVVDDRLPVSEDGVLLFCRSATPREFWSALLEKAYAKLNGCYEALEGGNTAEALIDFTGGVSEPLGLDRETLSMHSDRRRALFQTLAKVHECKSLITCSIRPAEGETVESVLDCGLVRGHAYGITAVRKVRLTEKLMKTGGMSRLFMVRMRNPWGKTDWTGTWSQGSQQWQQLSRVDREKMGLIVRDVGEFWMDFEDFCHYFTDVVVCRLVERTLLWPNSNWREVCCYGEWAPAPTTPDSPPPTVQQTNYTLTLGKSNKINKTAGTKQPQGNRKEARLGESQQDGGKSGRCNPGRTAIKEEYFGEVDGVWEAQKDKRSRCGGCINHRDTFLHNPQFMFEVRGKEEEVLICLQQEDRRIWRKNGGGENLPIGFEVLKVEVNRCSRVQSVVEQAASSIYMDSRSVTLRATLAPGRYVVLPTTFLPGSTGRFLIRLFSHSHIRLRELREDLPAGSVFQCFLPQPTVVTTVHLRRASGLNPPKQTAPDVYAVVRCESDTIRTRVFKEEGNPEFNLRTIFYRRYPNTHISVELWSRGLLWDSLLGEARLQTAESERSRSHMIDVRTEQSRSGFRSCIYVETSSSGCLTDL from the exons ATGGCGGAGCGAGTAAATGACTTCCAGGGTCAGAGCTTTTACAAGCTGAGGCGGGCCTGCCGCCGTCGAGGCACACTCTTCAAGGATCCTCTGTTCCCCGCCATCGAGCAGTCTTTATTTTACAAGAGGGAGCCCCCGCCGGGGCTGACCTGGAAGAGGCCGAGG GATATATGTAAGGACCCACGCCTGTTTGTTGACGGCATCAGCACCCGTGATTTGCACCAAGGTAGTCTGGGTAACTGCTGGATGGTGGCTGCCATTTCCTGCCTAGCATCTGAGCCATCACTGTGGAAGAAG gTCATCCCTGACCACATGGATCAGGAGTGGAACCCGAAGCATCCTGACCTGTATGCAGGGATCTTCCATTTCCGCTTCTGGCGCTTTGGTCGGTGGGTGGATGTTGTCGTGGACGACCGCCTGCCTGTCAGCGAGGATGGAGTGCTGCTCTTCTGCCGCTCGGCTACACCTCGGGAGTTTTGGAGTGCTCTTCTGGAGAAGGCCTACGCCAA ACTAAATGGCTGCTATGAGGCCTTGGAGGGAGGAAACACTGCTGAGGCCCTGATCGACTTCACCGGAGGGGTCTCTGAGCCTCTCGGTCTAGATCGTGAAACTCTCAGCATGCACAGTGACCGGAGGAGGGCATTATTTCAGACGCTAGCCAAAGTTCATGAGTGCAAATCCCTCATCACTTGCTCCATAAGG cctgcagagggGGAGACGGTGGAGTCGGTGTTGGACTGCGGGCTCGTGCGAGGACACGCCTACGGGATCACAGCAGTGAGGAAGGTAAGGCTGACTGAGAAGCTGATGAAGACAGGCGGGATGTCCCGGCTCTTTATGGTGCGCATGAGGAACCCGTGGGGGAAAACGGACTGGACGGGCACCTGGAGTCAAGG GTcacagcagtggcagcagctgaGTCGTGtagacagagagaagatgggACTCATTGTTCGAGACGTTGGGGAGTTCTG GATGGATTTTGAGGACTTCTGTCACTACTTCACTGATGTGGTGGTGTGCCGACTGGTAGAGAGGACCCTGCTGTGGCCAAACTCCAACTGGAGGGAGGTGTGCTGCTATGGAGAGTGGGCTCCAGCTCCAACAACCCCTGATTCACCTCCGCCCACTGTGCAACAGACCAACTACACACTGACGCTGGGTAAGAGCAACAAAATCAACAAAACTGCAGGGACCAAGCAGCCGCAGGGGAACCGGAAAGAAGCCCGACTTGGTGAGAGTCAGCAGGATGGAGGGAAAAGTGGAAGGTGCAATCCTGGGAGAACAGCTATAAAGGAAGAATATTTTGGAGAAGTGGATGGAGTTTGGGAGGCGCAGAAAGATAAGAGGAGTCGGTGTGGAGGATGCATCAACCACAGGGACACGTTTCTGCACAATCCACAG ttcatgTTTGAGGTGCggggcaaagaggaggaggtgctgatctgtctgcagcaggaggacagaaggATATGGAGGAAAAATGGAGGAGGTGAAAACTTGCCTATCGGCTTTGAGGTGCTGAAG GTGGAGGTGAATCGCTGCAGCCGGGTGCAGAGTGTGGTGGAGCAGGCGGCCAGCTCCATCTACATGGACTCCCGTAGCGTGACATTGAGGGCAACTCTGGCTCCGGGCCGGTACGTTGTGCTGCCCACCACGTTTCTGCCGGGCTCCACCGGACGCTTCCTGATACGCCTCTTCTCCCACTCTCACATCAGACTCAG ggaaTTGAGGGAGGACTTGCCGGCAGGCTCTGTGTTCCAGTGTTTTCTACCTCAGCCCACAGTGGTGACCACAGTCCATCTGCGCAGGGCGTCTGGACTCAACCCTCCCAAACAAACCG CTCCAGATGTTTACGCTGTTGTGCGATGTGAGAGCGACACCATCAGAACGCGAGTTTTCAAAGAGGAAGGAAACCCTGAATTCAACCTCCGAACCATCTTCTACAGGAGatacccaaacacacacatctctgtcgAG TTATGGAGCAGAGGTCTGCTGTGGGACTCGCTGCTTGGTGAAGCTCGACTCCAGACGGCGGAGTCTGAGAGGAGCCGGAGTCACATGATCGATGTGAGAACAGAACAGTCACGGTCAGGATTCAGAAGCTGCATCTATGTTGAGACGTCCTCGAGCGGCTGCCTCACAGACTTGTGA
- the LOC114450776 gene encoding calpain-5 isoform X2: MAERVNDFQGQSFYKLRRACRRRGTLFKDPLFPAIEQSLFYKREPPPGLTWKRPRDICKDPRLFVDGISTRDLHQGSLGNCWMVAAISCLASEPSLWKKVIPDHMDQEWNPKHPDLYAGIFHFRFWRFGRWVDVVVDDRLPVSEDGVLLFCRSATPREFWSALLEKAYAKLNGCYEALEGGNTAEALIDFTGGVSEPLGLDRETLSMHSDRRRALFQTLAKVHECKSLITCSIRPAEGETVESVLDCGLVRGHAYGITAVRKVRLTEKLMKTGGMSRLFMVRMRNPWGKTDWTGTWSQGSQQWQQLSRVDREKMGLIVRDVGEFWMDFEDFCHYFTDVVVCRLVERTLLWPNSNWREVCCYGEWAPAPTTPDSPPPTVQQTNYTLTLGKSNKINKTAGTKQPQGNRKEARLGESQQDGGKSGRCNPGRTAIKEEYFGEVDGVWEAQKDKRSRCGGCINHRDTFLHNPQFMFEVRGKEEEVLICLQQEDRRIWRKNGGGENLPIGFEVEVNRCSRVQSVVEQAASSIYMDSRSVTLRATLAPGRYVVLPTTFLPGSTGRFLIRLFSHSHIRLRELREDLPAGSVFQCFLPQPTVVTTVHLRRASGLNPPKQTAPDVYAVVRCESDTIRTRVFKEEGNPEFNLRTIFYRRYPNTHISVELWSRGLLWDSLLGEARLQTAESERSRSHMIDVRTEQSRSGFRSCIYVETSSSGCLTDL, encoded by the exons ATGGCGGAGCGAGTAAATGACTTCCAGGGTCAGAGCTTTTACAAGCTGAGGCGGGCCTGCCGCCGTCGAGGCACACTCTTCAAGGATCCTCTGTTCCCCGCCATCGAGCAGTCTTTATTTTACAAGAGGGAGCCCCCGCCGGGGCTGACCTGGAAGAGGCCGAGG GATATATGTAAGGACCCACGCCTGTTTGTTGACGGCATCAGCACCCGTGATTTGCACCAAGGTAGTCTGGGTAACTGCTGGATGGTGGCTGCCATTTCCTGCCTAGCATCTGAGCCATCACTGTGGAAGAAG gTCATCCCTGACCACATGGATCAGGAGTGGAACCCGAAGCATCCTGACCTGTATGCAGGGATCTTCCATTTCCGCTTCTGGCGCTTTGGTCGGTGGGTGGATGTTGTCGTGGACGACCGCCTGCCTGTCAGCGAGGATGGAGTGCTGCTCTTCTGCCGCTCGGCTACACCTCGGGAGTTTTGGAGTGCTCTTCTGGAGAAGGCCTACGCCAA ACTAAATGGCTGCTATGAGGCCTTGGAGGGAGGAAACACTGCTGAGGCCCTGATCGACTTCACCGGAGGGGTCTCTGAGCCTCTCGGTCTAGATCGTGAAACTCTCAGCATGCACAGTGACCGGAGGAGGGCATTATTTCAGACGCTAGCCAAAGTTCATGAGTGCAAATCCCTCATCACTTGCTCCATAAGG cctgcagagggGGAGACGGTGGAGTCGGTGTTGGACTGCGGGCTCGTGCGAGGACACGCCTACGGGATCACAGCAGTGAGGAAGGTAAGGCTGACTGAGAAGCTGATGAAGACAGGCGGGATGTCCCGGCTCTTTATGGTGCGCATGAGGAACCCGTGGGGGAAAACGGACTGGACGGGCACCTGGAGTCAAGG GTcacagcagtggcagcagctgaGTCGTGtagacagagagaagatgggACTCATTGTTCGAGACGTTGGGGAGTTCTG GATGGATTTTGAGGACTTCTGTCACTACTTCACTGATGTGGTGGTGTGCCGACTGGTAGAGAGGACCCTGCTGTGGCCAAACTCCAACTGGAGGGAGGTGTGCTGCTATGGAGAGTGGGCTCCAGCTCCAACAACCCCTGATTCACCTCCGCCCACTGTGCAACAGACCAACTACACACTGACGCTGGGTAAGAGCAACAAAATCAACAAAACTGCAGGGACCAAGCAGCCGCAGGGGAACCGGAAAGAAGCCCGACTTGGTGAGAGTCAGCAGGATGGAGGGAAAAGTGGAAGGTGCAATCCTGGGAGAACAGCTATAAAGGAAGAATATTTTGGAGAAGTGGATGGAGTTTGGGAGGCGCAGAAAGATAAGAGGAGTCGGTGTGGAGGATGCATCAACCACAGGGACACGTTTCTGCACAATCCACAG ttcatgTTTGAGGTGCggggcaaagaggaggaggtgctgatctgtctgcagcaggaggacagaaggATATGGAGGAAAAATGGAGGAGGTGAAAACTTGCCTATCGGCTTTGAG GTGGAGGTGAATCGCTGCAGCCGGGTGCAGAGTGTGGTGGAGCAGGCGGCCAGCTCCATCTACATGGACTCCCGTAGCGTGACATTGAGGGCAACTCTGGCTCCGGGCCGGTACGTTGTGCTGCCCACCACGTTTCTGCCGGGCTCCACCGGACGCTTCCTGATACGCCTCTTCTCCCACTCTCACATCAGACTCAG ggaaTTGAGGGAGGACTTGCCGGCAGGCTCTGTGTTCCAGTGTTTTCTACCTCAGCCCACAGTGGTGACCACAGTCCATCTGCGCAGGGCGTCTGGACTCAACCCTCCCAAACAAACCG CTCCAGATGTTTACGCTGTTGTGCGATGTGAGAGCGACACCATCAGAACGCGAGTTTTCAAAGAGGAAGGAAACCCTGAATTCAACCTCCGAACCATCTTCTACAGGAGatacccaaacacacacatctctgtcgAG TTATGGAGCAGAGGTCTGCTGTGGGACTCGCTGCTTGGTGAAGCTCGACTCCAGACGGCGGAGTCTGAGAGGAGCCGGAGTCACATGATCGATGTGAGAACAGAACAGTCACGGTCAGGATTCAGAAGCTGCATCTATGTTGAGACGTCCTCGAGCGGCTGCCTCACAGACTTGTGA